In Leptodesmis sichuanensis A121, the following are encoded in one genomic region:
- a CDS encoding ISAzo13-like element transposase-related protein, with translation MAVGVSAFGILNLDNDELSIYFGQSAETSDFIADCLEWWWQDNQDHYPEIEEWVINLDGGPATRSDRTQFIKRMVELAQTIMLPIRLIYYPPYHSKYNAIERCWAALEQYWNGAILDSVEAAVQWASHMTWKAMNPVVYLVEGIYEKGVKVLAEELADYLPFWQRSEALPKWDITILPD, from the coding sequence GTGGCAGTCGGTGTTAGTGCCTTTGGCATTCTCAATCTCGACAACGACGAGTTGTCGATTTACTTCGGTCAATCGGCTGAAACCAGCGATTTTATAGCCGATTGTTTGGAGTGGTGGTGGCAGGACAATCAAGACCATTACCCGGAGATTGAGGAATGGGTGATCAATTTAGATGGAGGACCCGCCACTCGCAGTGATCGCACTCAGTTCATCAAACGCATGGTTGAACTCGCCCAAACGATCATGCTCCCGATTCGATTGATTTACTACCCGCCTTATCACAGTAAATACAATGCCATTGAACGATGCTGGGCAGCGCTTGAGCAGTATTGGAATGGAGCCATCTTGGATTCGGTAGAAGCGGCAGTTCAATGGGCCAGTCACATGACCTGGAAAGCAATGAATCCAGTCGTTTATCTGGTTGAAGGCATTTATGAAAAAGGGGTCAAGGTATTGGCTGAGGAGCTAGCAGATTATCTCCCTTTCTGGCAACGGTCTGAAGCTCTGCCCAAATGGGATATTACTATTCTCCCCGATTGA